Proteins encoded by one window of Carassius auratus strain Wakin chromosome 8, ASM336829v1, whole genome shotgun sequence:
- the LOC113107069 gene encoding tetratricopeptide repeat protein 39A-like isoform X1, whose protein sequence is MSFWRRNKKNDGKKDQLKTEDSPDSPTSPSQSPIIEKDGLDPVIPDYGSEKSDLSVALQDCMVALDLFLRNEFDEALTRLKSRNKDSMYHALTYATILEMQAMMTFDPEDILAAGNTMKEAQAVCQRYRKKSTFNSKNFTEEELHAEVCYAECLLQRAALTFLQDENMISFIKGGMKVRNSYQIYKELHTVLKSSSYVQGDNHGHFEGGVKLGVGAFNLMLSLLPTRTLRLLEFVGFSGNKEFGLEQLQEGSAEHTFRSFLCNMLLLCYHTFMSFILGTGEGDVEDAEKLLQPYLKKYPKGSIFLFFAGRIEEIKGNLDAAIKRFEECCEAQQDWKQFHHMCYWELMWCFTYKRHWKMAYFYADLLSKENAWSKATYAYMKAAYLSMLSREECQPFEENEVALFRQVPSLKQKIAGKSLPTEKFAIRKARRYNTDNAIPLPAPPLEMMYIWNGYTVIGKQKDLTEGMLKTLDEAQQTLEQHPRTEFTTDDQCVVSLLRGLCLKHLGFKEEAEHYFTLVLCNESQIKYDHYLVPNALLEHGLLCLEEGRIDEAIKLLEAAKQNYKNYSMESRTHFRIQAALHKARGTAVNGDCSPSSP, encoded by the exons GTCGGAGAAATCTGACCTGTCAGTGGCTCTTCAAGACTGCATGGTGGCATTGGATCTGTTCCTGCGAAATGAATTCGATGAGGCTTTGACCAGACTCAAGAGCAG GAATAAAGACAGCATGTATCATGCGCTTACGTATGCCACAATACTGGAAATGCAGGccatgatgacctttgacccgGAGGACATATTGGCTGCAGGCAACACAATGAAAGAGGCACAGGCGGTGTGTCAACG ATACCGTAAAAAGTCTACCTTCAACAGCAAAAACTTTACAGAAG AGGAGCTCCACGCTGAAGTGTGCTATGCCGAATGCCTCCTCCAGAGGGCAGCACTCACCTTCCTGCAG GATGAAAATATGATTAGCTTCATAAAGGGTGGAATGAAAGTGAGAAACAGCTATCAAATATACAA GGAGCTACATACGGTCCTGAAGTCCTCAAGTTATGTTCAAGGTGACAATCATGGTCATTTTGAGGGAGGCGTCAAGCTTGGGGTCGGGGCCTTTAACCTG ATGCTGTCATTATTGCCAACACGGACTCTCAGGTTGTTGGAATTTGTGGGCTTCTCTGGTAACAAA GAGTTTGGTCTTGAGCAGCTCCAGGAGGGCTCTGCTGAGCACACATTTAGGTCTTTCCTGTGTAACATGTTGTTGCTTTGCTATCACACCTTCATGAGCTTTATTTTAG GCACTGGAGAGGGAGATGTAGAAGATGCAGAAAAACTGCTGCAGCCTTATCTGAAAAAGTATCCGAAG GGATCCATTTTCCTTTTCTTCGCTGGTCGAATAGAGGAAATTAAAGGAAATCTGGATGCT GCTATCAAGCGTTTCGAGGAGTGTTGTGAAGCTCAGCAGGACTGGAAGCAGTTCCATCACATGTGTTACTGGGAACTGATGTGGTGTTTCACCTATAAAAGGCACTGGAAGATGGCCTACTTCTATGCAGACCTGCTCAGCAAAGAGAACGCCTGGTCTAAG GCCACATATGCATATATGAAAGCTGCTTACCTCAGCATGCTGAGTCGTGAGGAATGCCAGCCGTTCGAGGAGAATGAGGTGGCTTTGTTTAG GCAAGTTCCCAGTCTGAAGCAGAAAATAGCTGGGAAGTCTTTGCCAACAGAGAAGTTTGCCATCAGAAAAGCTCGCCGTTATAATACAGATAATGCCATTCCTCTTCCTGCACCTCCATTG GAAATGATGTACATCTGGAACGGCTACACTGTGATCGGGAAGCAAAAGGACCTGACAGAGGGCATGCTGAAGACACTGGACGAGGCCCAGCAGACGCTTGAACAACATCCAA GGACCGAGTTCACCACAGATGACCAGTGTGTGGTTAGTCTGCTTAGGGGGCTCTGTCTCAAACACTTGGGTTTCAAGGAAGAAGCTGAACATTACTTCACCCTCGTCCTCTGCAA TGAGAGTCAGATTAAATATGACCACTACCTGGTGCCCAATGCTCTTCTGGAACATGGTTTACTGTGTTTAGAGGAGGGCAGAATAGACGAGGCCATCAAACTTCTGGAGGCAGCCAA gcaaaattacaaaaactactCCATGGAATCACGGACACACTTCCGGATCCAGGCAGCACTGCATAAGGCACGAGGCACAGCTGTGAACGGAGACTGCTCACCCTCTAGCCCTTAA
- the rnf11b gene encoding RING finger protein 11: MGNCLKSPTSDDISLLHESQSDRASFGDANDPDQEPPPPYQEQIHVPVYHPTPSQARLATQLTEEEQVRIAQRIGLIQHLPKGVYDPGSDGTEKKIRECVICMMDFVYGDPIRFLPCMHIYHLDCIDDWLMRSFTCPSCMEPVDAALLSSYETN, from the exons ATGGGGAATTGTCTGAAATCTCCCACTTCGGATGATATCTCCTTGCTCCACGAATCACAGTCAGACAGGGCCAGTTTCGGTGACGCCAACGATCCGGATCAGGAGCCACCACCTCCATATCAG GAGCAGATCCATGTGCCTGTGTATCACCCCACTCCCAGCCAAGCCCGGCTGGCAACCCAACTGACCGAAGAGGAGCAGGTGCGGATCGCTCAAAGGATCGGCCTCATCCAGCATCTTCCCAAAGGTGTCTATGATCCAGGCAGCGACGGCACTGAGAAGAAGATTCGAGA GTGTGTGATCTGCATGATGGACTTTGTGTATGGAGACCCCATCCGGTTCCTTCCCTGCATGCACATCTACCACCTGGACTGCATAGATGACTGGCTGATGAGGTCCTTCACGTGTCCCTCCTGTATGGAGCCTGTAGATGCTGCCTTGCTCTCGTCCTACGAAACTAACTGA
- the LOC113107069 gene encoding tetratricopeptide repeat protein 39A-like isoform X2 encodes MKMSGEAETQSNGSEKSDLSVALQDCMVALDLFLRNEFDEALTRLKSRNKDSMYHALTYATILEMQAMMTFDPEDILAAGNTMKEAQAVCQRYRKKSTFNSKNFTEEELHAEVCYAECLLQRAALTFLQDENMISFIKGGMKVRNSYQIYKELHTVLKSSSYVQGDNHGHFEGGVKLGVGAFNLMLSLLPTRTLRLLEFVGFSGNKEFGLEQLQEGSAEHTFRSFLCNMLLLCYHTFMSFILGTGEGDVEDAEKLLQPYLKKYPKGSIFLFFAGRIEEIKGNLDAAIKRFEECCEAQQDWKQFHHMCYWELMWCFTYKRHWKMAYFYADLLSKENAWSKATYAYMKAAYLSMLSREECQPFEENEVALFRQVPSLKQKIAGKSLPTEKFAIRKARRYNTDNAIPLPAPPLEMMYIWNGYTVIGKQKDLTEGMLKTLDEAQQTLEQHPRTEFTTDDQCVVSLLRGLCLKHLGFKEEAEHYFTLVLCNESQIKYDHYLVPNALLEHGLLCLEEGRIDEAIKLLEAAKQNYKNYSMESRTHFRIQAALHKARGTAVNGDCSPSSP; translated from the exons ATGAAAATGTCAGGAGAGGCAGAAACTCAGTCAAACGG GTCGGAGAAATCTGACCTGTCAGTGGCTCTTCAAGACTGCATGGTGGCATTGGATCTGTTCCTGCGAAATGAATTCGATGAGGCTTTGACCAGACTCAAGAGCAG GAATAAAGACAGCATGTATCATGCGCTTACGTATGCCACAATACTGGAAATGCAGGccatgatgacctttgacccgGAGGACATATTGGCTGCAGGCAACACAATGAAAGAGGCACAGGCGGTGTGTCAACG ATACCGTAAAAAGTCTACCTTCAACAGCAAAAACTTTACAGAAG AGGAGCTCCACGCTGAAGTGTGCTATGCCGAATGCCTCCTCCAGAGGGCAGCACTCACCTTCCTGCAG GATGAAAATATGATTAGCTTCATAAAGGGTGGAATGAAAGTGAGAAACAGCTATCAAATATACAA GGAGCTACATACGGTCCTGAAGTCCTCAAGTTATGTTCAAGGTGACAATCATGGTCATTTTGAGGGAGGCGTCAAGCTTGGGGTCGGGGCCTTTAACCTG ATGCTGTCATTATTGCCAACACGGACTCTCAGGTTGTTGGAATTTGTGGGCTTCTCTGGTAACAAA GAGTTTGGTCTTGAGCAGCTCCAGGAGGGCTCTGCTGAGCACACATTTAGGTCTTTCCTGTGTAACATGTTGTTGCTTTGCTATCACACCTTCATGAGCTTTATTTTAG GCACTGGAGAGGGAGATGTAGAAGATGCAGAAAAACTGCTGCAGCCTTATCTGAAAAAGTATCCGAAG GGATCCATTTTCCTTTTCTTCGCTGGTCGAATAGAGGAAATTAAAGGAAATCTGGATGCT GCTATCAAGCGTTTCGAGGAGTGTTGTGAAGCTCAGCAGGACTGGAAGCAGTTCCATCACATGTGTTACTGGGAACTGATGTGGTGTTTCACCTATAAAAGGCACTGGAAGATGGCCTACTTCTATGCAGACCTGCTCAGCAAAGAGAACGCCTGGTCTAAG GCCACATATGCATATATGAAAGCTGCTTACCTCAGCATGCTGAGTCGTGAGGAATGCCAGCCGTTCGAGGAGAATGAGGTGGCTTTGTTTAG GCAAGTTCCCAGTCTGAAGCAGAAAATAGCTGGGAAGTCTTTGCCAACAGAGAAGTTTGCCATCAGAAAAGCTCGCCGTTATAATACAGATAATGCCATTCCTCTTCCTGCACCTCCATTG GAAATGATGTACATCTGGAACGGCTACACTGTGATCGGGAAGCAAAAGGACCTGACAGAGGGCATGCTGAAGACACTGGACGAGGCCCAGCAGACGCTTGAACAACATCCAA GGACCGAGTTCACCACAGATGACCAGTGTGTGGTTAGTCTGCTTAGGGGGCTCTGTCTCAAACACTTGGGTTTCAAGGAAGAAGCTGAACATTACTTCACCCTCGTCCTCTGCAA TGAGAGTCAGATTAAATATGACCACTACCTGGTGCCCAATGCTCTTCTGGAACATGGTTTACTGTGTTTAGAGGAGGGCAGAATAGACGAGGCCATCAAACTTCTGGAGGCAGCCAA gcaaaattacaaaaactactCCATGGAATCACGGACACACTTCCGGATCCAGGCAGCACTGCATAAGGCACGAGGCACAGCTGTGAACGGAGACTGCTCACCCTCTAGCCCTTAA